In the bacterium genome, GCGCAACGTGTTGATCTTCTCGACGAAAGGCATCATCTTGGGGACCTCGTCGGCGTAGATCAAGTGATCCTCGAAGATCGCGAAGCGGCCGGGGTCCTTGAGCACGTAGTCGGCGCCGTACTCCTGCTCCAGGAAATAGTGGACCTGCGCCGTGGTGAACTCGTGCGAGTAGCCACCGTCTACGTCGACCACCATGGCGTCGCCCGGTTTCACGTATTCACGCTCCGGCTCCGCATGGCGCGCGAGAATCTTCTCGCACATGGTCATGCCCCGCGGCCCGGTCTCAACCGGCGGGAGCTCGATCTCTCCGCCGGCAAGTGCCCTCGAGAACGCGAACAAGCCCCCCGCGCGGATCTTCAGCTGCGTGATCGGATCGTGGCCGGCCAGGAAGTCCTCGAGCGGCACGCCTTCGCCCGCCTCCAGACGCCGAAGTACCTCATGACCGGCCATCAAGACACCTTGGTTGATGTTGTTGGCGGCGTGAATCGGGGCAAAGGAGGCCGCGATCGCGATTCGGATGCCGCACCACTTCTCGGCCTGGACCGCGGTCTCGCGCGAGCTGCCGACGCCTTTCCGATACCCCGACACGATGACCTCGAAGCCGCCCTTCATGAGCTCCTCGTGCCCGAAGAGCCTCTCGCCGTCGACGATCAGGCCGGCATAGGCATCCCGAGCGATGTCCTCGGGCCGGTGCGAGAAGCAGACCCAGGCCGGCGTCATGGCGTCGGTGTTGATGTCGTCGAGAAGGTCCGCCACCGTCAGGTGGGCCATCTCCAGATCGAGCTCGCCGGCGAGCTGTCGGCGAATCAGCTCGGGATCCTTGGTGAGGTAGAGAACCCGTTTGCCGGGAGTGAGTCGAATGGTCTCTGGTGGCCTCAAGGCGGGGATCTCCGATCGGCGGAGTCTATCGCGCTTCCGGCTTGGGCCTGGTCGGAGTCCAACGAGCGGCGTCCAAGCGCTCGCTTCGGCTGCCACTCGGCAGAGCAGCCGGCCAGGGGCCGCCTCGGGCTGACGCCGGACCCGGCCTCGCCAGCGCTCGAGCCTCTCGGCTCGTGCGATCCGGCGGGCTCCTGAAGAGGCCGTCTCGGGCGCTTTGCGCGTCTCCTCGCGCTCGAGAAAGGGGGCAGATCGGTCGCGACAGAGGGTATTCTTCGGACTGCTGATCTCGAGAACCTGATGCAGGGTGAACGTTCCCTTTTCTCTCCCGCTGCGGTGCGGGCAAATCGCTTGTCCTCGTCTCCCCCTCCAGTCGCCACGCCGGATCCTCGCACCGCCTCAAACGGCTCCGCGCAGGCAAGGCCGAGACCGGCTCTTCACATCGAAGGTCGCTGCCCTGCCGATCGGCGCCTGTCAGAGAGGCGCCCCATCAGGAGTCGCCGAATTGCCGGTTCCGCGCGCCCTAGAGCTTGTCGGCGACAATCGCCAGGATCTCGGCCTCGAGCTCGGCGGCCTGGTCTTCGAGGCTTTTGCCGCGCGCGATCAGATCGGCTGCCAGGGATTGGTCCTCCAAAGCGCTCGCGTTGATCCTGACGTTCAAATACGCGCCTCGCACCGCGGCGCGCGCACACAGCGCGCCGACCCCGGCATCGGACGCCGAGGCCGGATTGCCCGACTCGGCCATGGCCTTGAGCAAGGGCATCGACTCGACCGCCTTTCCCATGACTTCGAGAGGAACCTCCATCGCCTGCCGTGCCGCCGTCTGGACGGCTGCGTCGCGGTGCTCTCGTTCGGACTCCGAACCCTTGGGCAGACGGTGGGCGGCGATCACCGCGTTGAAAGCCTCGGTGTCCCGGTCGACCAACTCGAGCAGAGCCGCGTAGGTTAGCTTGCCGTTCACGGCCCAAATCGAGAACTCCTCCCAACGCTCGTCCCAGCCGCGCTTGTGGGCGGACAGGTTGGCGACCATCGTGCCGAGTGCCGCGCCCAGCGCCCCGACACCGGCCGAAACCGACCCGCCGCCCGGAGCAGGAGACTCGGAAGCGGTCTCTTCCGTGAACCCGACGACGGTCTTCTCGACCAGCTTCGGCGCCGCGGGAAGGAGCGTACCGAGCCGATACTCGATGATCTTCTCGGCGGGATCGAAGGGCTTCAAATCGTCGAGCCCAAGAGACTTCACCGCGATCCTGATGATCTCGCTGTCGGGAACGCCCAGTGACATCTGTTGCTTCTCGAGGTAGTACCGGCCCGCGTCGAGCATGGCCTTGAGAGGCACCAGTCCGACCAGCTCAGAGCCGGTGACTCGAATCCCCCTGGCTCGGGCCCGCGCGCAGACCTCATCGAACGCGACATGGATCGGCGTCGTCTTGACGTCGGTCAGGTTCATCGATATCTGCGCGATTCCGTACTCCTCGATGTACCAACCGATCGCCTTGACCGCCTTGAGGGTGCCCGGGGTGTAGACCGCCTCGCCGTTGTCGTCTCGGACGATCTCGCCGGTCAGCGGATGGCCCTTTCTCTCGACCCGGCCTCGTTCGCGCACGTCGAAGGCAATCGCATTGGCTCGCCGGGAGGAGGTCGTGTTGAGGTTGATGTTGTAGGCGACCAGGAAGTCTCGCGCGCCGACGGCGGTGGCCCCCGACCGCGGCTTGAACTCGCCGGGGCCGAAATCCGGACGCCATTCGCTGCCGGACAGTCTGCGCTCGAGGCCCTCGTACTCGCCGGCTCGAACCGTCGCCAGGTTTCTTCGATTCTCGGACAGCGCCGCGCTCTCGTAACAATAGACCGTGAGGCCGACCTCCTCTCCCAGCCGCTTGGCCAGCTTGCGGGCCCACTCGACGGTCTCTGCCATGGTGATGCCGCTGACCGGCACCAATGGACAGACATCGAGAGCTCCGAACCGCGGGTGTTCACCGTGGTGCTGCCGCATGTCGATCAACTCGGCCGCCACCCGCGCCGCCTGAACCGCGGCCTCGACCACAGCCTCGGGCGCCCCCGCAAACGTCACCACGGTCCGGTTAGTGGCCCGCCCCGGATCTACATCCAGAAGGGCGACACCCTCGACCCGCGCGGCGGCATCGGTGATCTGACCGATGACCTCCGCGTCGCGCCCCTCGCTGAAGTTCGGAACGCATTCGATGATCTGCTGCATAAGGTGGTCCTCCTACCGGCCCGCCGAAGAAAATGGTAGCAGGGTCAAGATAGACTGGAGGTACGACGCATTCGAAGCTCCGGCTCGTGACCATGTGCGGACGCTACACCCTGACTTCTCCTCACGACGTGGTCGCGGAGTACTTCGATACGGGCACAGCGCCGGAGCTGCCCGCTCGTTACAACCTGGCTCCGTCTCAGGAATCGATCATCGTCGCGCCGGTGGAGCGAAGCGGCCGGCAAGCTCTGCTTGCGCACTGGGGATTCACGCTCCCCCGAGCCGGAAAGAGTCGGCTGGTGATCAACGCCCGCTCCGAGGATCTCGAGCACCGGCCGGCGTTCAGGGAGAGCTTCGCCAAGAAGCGCTGTCTGGTGCCCGCCAACGGCTTCTTCGAATGGACCAAGATCGGTCGGACCAGGCAGCCCTACTACTTCACCTCGCGCGAATCGCCGCTGCTCGCGTTCGCCGGTCTCTGGACCGAGGATGCGTCCGCCCGGCTGTCCTACGTCGTCCTTACGACCGTGGCCAACGACATCGTGGGCCGGATTCACCCCCGAATGCCGGTCATCCTGGGCAGGAATCACCAGGCCGATTGGCTTCATCCCGGCCGCCTTTCCGAGTCTTCCGCCCGCGCCATATTCCAGCCCTGGCCGGCCGGCGACACGTGCTCTGAGGCGGTCGGAATCAGGGTCAACGATGTGGTTTGCGACGAGCCCGATTGCATCAAACCGCTCGCGGGCCCGGTTGACCTCTTTACGAATTAACTTTATGATTATGTCTTAATCACAACCAATGTAACCACGAAATTTCGGTAGGAACCCCATGTCAGACAACCTCCTCGAGCAGCAGAAAGACCGAAAGCAGCGCATTCTGGCCATCGACGACGATCCGGAAGTGCTGGAGCTGATCACCGCTACTCTCGAAGACGCCGGCTACGAGGTGATGACCTCGGAAACCGCGGAGATGGCCCTCAATCTGATGAACGACGAGGGGCTTCCTCACCTGGCGGTCATCGACATTCGCCTGCCAGGCCTGGATGGACTCTCGCTCTGCCAGCGAATCCATGACATCAGCGACGTCCCGGTGATCATGCTGACAGTGGTCGACGACGAAGACACCGTGGTCAAGACGATCGAGCAATACGCCGACGACTACATGATCAAACCGTTCAATCCAGCCGAGCTGGCCGCCAGAGTCGGGCGCATCCTCAAGCGAATCGGCGACTTCTCGTACACGATGCAAGCCATGATCGTCATCGACGAGAATCTGTCGGTCGACTTCGTACGACAGAAGGCGATCATCAACGGCAGGCCGCTCGCGCTCACGCCCACCGAGACCAAGCTGCTCTACATCCTGATGCAGAACGCCGGCAAGACGGTCTTGACCAGCTACATCCTGGCCCGGGTCTGGCCCAATCAGAGCGCCGACGAGAACACGCTGCGAGTTCACATCCATCGGTTGCGCCAAAAGATCGAGGTGGCGCCCAGCCGGCCGCGCTACATCGTCACCGAGCGCGGCGCCGGCTACAGCTTCATCGATCCCAAGGAAGCCGCG is a window encoding:
- the ftcD gene encoding glutamate formimidoyltransferase, translated to MQQIIECVPNFSEGRDAEVIGQITDAAARVEGVALLDVDPGRATNRTVVTFAGAPEAVVEAAVQAARVAAELIDMRQHHGEHPRFGALDVCPLVPVSGITMAETVEWARKLAKRLGEEVGLTVYCYESAALSENRRNLATVRAGEYEGLERRLSGSEWRPDFGPGEFKPRSGATAVGARDFLVAYNINLNTTSSRRANAIAFDVRERGRVERKGHPLTGEIVRDDNGEAVYTPGTLKAVKAIGWYIEEYGIAQISMNLTDVKTTPIHVAFDEVCARARARGIRVTGSELVGLVPLKAMLDAGRYYLEKQQMSLGVPDSEIIRIAVKSLGLDDLKPFDPAEKIIEYRLGTLLPAAPKLVEKTVVGFTEETASESPAPGGGSVSAGVGALGAALGTMVANLSAHKRGWDERWEEFSIWAVNGKLTYAALLELVDRDTEAFNAVIAAHRLPKGSESEREHRDAAVQTAARQAMEVPLEVMGKAVESMPLLKAMAESGNPASASDAGVGALCARAAVRGAYLNVRINASALEDQSLAADLIARGKSLEDQAAELEAEILAIVADKL
- a CDS encoding SOS response-associated peptidase produces the protein MCGRYTLTSPHDVVAEYFDTGTAPELPARYNLAPSQESIIVAPVERSGRQALLAHWGFTLPRAGKSRLVINARSEDLEHRPAFRESFAKKRCLVPANGFFEWTKIGRTRQPYYFTSRESPLLAFAGLWTEDASARLSYVVLTTVANDIVGRIHPRMPVILGRNHQADWLHPGRLSESSARAIFQPWPAGDTCSEAVGIRVNDVVCDEPDCIKPLAGPVDLFTN
- a CDS encoding response regulator transcription factor — its product is MSDNLLEQQKDRKQRILAIDDDPEVLELITATLEDAGYEVMTSETAEMALNLMNDEGLPHLAVIDIRLPGLDGLSLCQRIHDISDVPVIMLTVVDDEDTVVKTIEQYADDYMIKPFNPAELAARVGRILKRIGDFSYTMQAMIVIDENLSVDFVRQKAIINGRPLALTPTETKLLYILMQNAGKTVLTSYILARVWPNQSADENTLRVHIHRLRQKIEVAPSRPRYIVTERGAGYSFIDPKEAASGSL